From Corynebacterium aquatimens:
GACCACGCCGTTACTCGCCTTGACCGCTGGCGTGAGAACCTTGCGCGGGAAATTTCGCGCGATGAGGCCGAAGGGATCGTCGATACGCTGCGTGCGTCGCTCGCCGATGACTTGGACACGAAGAGGGCACTCGCGCTTATCGACGATGCCCCAGGCGACCACTCCGGCATGATCGCGACGGCACTCGATGGGCTTCTCGGCGTGCGAATTGACTAAACCTAGGCCACAATGGCGTCCATGACCATCCGCGATGAGTTTCAAGCAGATGTCGATGAATTCATCGACGACCTGACCACTTTTGCAACTGGCTCGTACCTGCAAGAAAGCGATAAGGACCTATGGGAGGAACCGTTTGACCCCGCGGTTCTGCCCGATCTGAAAAAGCTCATCGAGATGTTCCTCGATGCCCTTGACTTCATCGAGGACGACCCGGATTCGGAACGACTGAACTCCGTTGTGGAACCGTTTTTTAACAACCTCAACGAATTCAACGCCCAGCACGCGGACGCAGTGTTAGAGCCGGAGGAGAAGGCTGACCTCCAGGATCTGGCTTACCGCGCAGCGGCATCGACCGGTGCGGATGATGAGGCGCTGAATAACCTTCCGGAGCTGGACTAAGTGGTTGTACGCCCTCACGCCGTCTTTTGGGACATGGACGGCACGATGCTGGACACCGAGCCGATCTGGGGCATTGCTACCTATGAGCTATCCGAGATGCTCGGCCGCAGGCTCACGCCTGAGCTGCGCGAGTCCACGGTGGGCGGGAGTTTCACGAACACGCTGAATACCTGCGCGGAGTGGGCTGGCGTCGAGCTTCAAGACGGCGACTATGAGCGCTACAAGGCGTGGATGTACGAGCGCATGTTTGAGCTGCTCTCCGGCCCGTTGGAACCCAACCCGGGTGTGCGAGACCTCCTTGAATCTCTCAAGGCCGAAGACATGCCGATGTACGTCACCACGAACACCGAGCGCATCCTGGCCGACAAGTGCATAGACGCCGTTGGCCGCGAATTCTTCGTCGGTTCCGTTACTGGTGATGAAGTCTCAAACCCCAAGCCGGACCCGGAAATGTACCTCACCGCCGCCGCCATGGCCGGGGAAGATCCCGCCGACTGCCTCGTTTTTGAAGACTCCTGGGCGGGCATGAGCGCTGCTGCTGCCGCAGGCTGCCGTGTGCTCGGCTTGGCGGAGAACGTCCCCGACGGAGTCGTGCGCTTCGACCCCAATCGATTCGTGGGAGCCACGGCCAGCGACGTTGCGTCCTGGTTTGCCGTCAATGACGCCGGCGGCACCGCGTGAGTCGAGCTAGAACGAATGCATTAGAGTAATCCGCGTGAAAAACTTCGATGAGCTGTTTGCCGAGTTGACAGAGAAAGCCCAGTCGCGCCCGGAAGGGTCCGGCACGGTTGCCGCCCTGGACAAAGGCCCGCACGCCATCGGGAAGAAGATCATCGAGGAAGCCGGCGAAGTCTGGATCGCCGCTGAGTACCAGTCGGACGAGGAGCTCGCTGAGGAGATCAGCCAGTTGTTCTACTGGACGCAGGTCATGATGGTGGCCCGCGGCATCAGCCCCGATGATGTGTACAAGTACCTCTAGGGAGAGCCCACAATGATCAAAATTGCCGTCCCCAATAAAGGCTCCCTGTCGGAAGCAGCCATCCGGGTGTTGAAGGAAGCTGGCTACAAAGGCCGCGGCATCACCAAAGCCCTCAACATCGTCGATGAAGCAAACGGCGTGGAGTTCTTCTTCCTTCGCCCGAAGGACATTGCCATCTACGTCGCCGGCGGCCACCTGGACTTGGGCATCACCGGCCGCGACCTCGCCCGGGATTCCCGCGCAGATGTCGAAGAGGTCCTTGAGCTTGGCTTCGGCGGTTCCACCTTCCGCTTCGCAGCTCCAACGGAAGAAACCTGGACCGTCGACGATCTTGACGGCAAGCGCCTAGCCACGTCGTACCCGCACCTGGTGATTGATTACTTGGCTGAGCGCGGCATTACGGCAGACGTCATCCGCCTCGACGGTGCGGTTGAAATCGCCATCAAGCTCGGTGTCGCCGACGCGATCGCGGATGTGGTCTCCACCGGCGCAACCCTGCGCCAGCAAGGACTCGCCCCCTTTGGGGACCCGATCGTGACAAGCGAAGCTGTCGTCGTTAAGCGTGCTGGGCGTGAGCTCACGGACGCCGATGAGGTCGTGCTCTCGCGCATCCGCGGTATTTTGAACGCGCACAACTACCTCATGCTCGACTACAACATTTCTCGCGACAACCTCGACGCGGCGATCGCCATCACCCCGGGTCTGTCCAGCCCCACGCTTTCTCCGCTTTCCGACGACGGGTGGGTAGCCGTCCGCGCGATGGTTCCGCGCACTACCGCGAACCAAGTCATGGATGACCTCTCCGCTGTCGGCGCCGAAGCGATTTTGGCCTCTGAACTGCGTATCGCTCGCATTTAGGCTCTAAAATATTCACGTATGTCTTACCGTATCGAAGAAGACCTGCTAGGCACCGTTGAAGTTCCAGACCACCTGTACTACGGCGTGCACACCGTGCGCGCGATGGATAACTTTAGAATTTCCAACACAACGATTGGAGATTTCCCGGATTTCGTCCGCGGCATGGTGCAAGTCAAGAAAGCCACGGCGATGGCCAACCGTCGCCTGCACACGCTGCCGAAAGACAAGGCTGATGCGATCATCGTCGCGTGCGACCAGATTCTTTTCGACGGCAGGTGCATGGACCAGTTCCCAACCGACGCCTTCCAGGGTGGCGCGGGAACGTCCGTGAACATGAACACGAATGAGGTCGTTGCCAACCTTGCGCTGGAGCACCTCGGCTTGGAAAAGGGCCGCTATGACGTGATCAACCCCAATGATGACGTGAACATGTCCCAATCCACGAACGACGCGTACCCGACTGGTTTCCACCTGGGCCTGTACTACGCATTCCAGCGCCTGCTGGACGAATTAGACGAGCTGCAGAAGTCGTTCCGCGCGAAGGGCGACGAGTTCAACGACATCTTGAAGATGGGGCGCACCCAGCTGCAAGACGCCGTGCCGATGACGCTTGGTGCGGAATTCACCGCGTTTGCCTCGAACCTTGCTGAAGAGCAGCGCATCCTCTCCGAAGCTGCCGAGAACCTACTCGAAGTCAACCTTGGCGCGACGGCAATCGGCACCGGCGTGAATACGCCGTCTGGTTACCGTGAGCAGGTCACCGCCGCCCTGCGTGAAGTAACGGGACTGAACATCACGACGTCGCCGGACCTGATCGAAGCAACGTCGGACACCGGTAGCTACGTGATGGCCCACTCGGCGATCAAGCGCGGTGCCATGAAGCTGTCCAAGATCTGCAACGACCTGCGCCTGCTGTCCTCCGGTCCGCGCGCTGGACTCAATGAGATCAACTTGCCTGAGCGCCAGGCAGGATCGTCGATCATGCCGGCCAAGGTCAACCCGGTCATCCCGGAGGTTGTCAACCAGGTCTGTTTCAAGGTTTTGGGC
This genomic window contains:
- the hisG gene encoding ATP phosphoribosyltransferase, whose amino-acid sequence is MIKIAVPNKGSLSEAAIRVLKEAGYKGRGITKALNIVDEANGVEFFFLRPKDIAIYVAGGHLDLGITGRDLARDSRADVEEVLELGFGGSTFRFAAPTEETWTVDDLDGKRLATSYPHLVIDYLAERGITADVIRLDGAVEIAIKLGVADAIADVVSTGATLRQQGLAPFGDPIVTSEAVVVKRAGRELTDADEVVLSRIRGILNAHNYLMLDYNISRDNLDAAIAITPGLSSPTLSPLSDDGWVAVRAMVPRTTANQVMDDLSAVGAEAILASELRIARI
- the aspA gene encoding aspartate ammonia-lyase produces the protein MSYRIEEDLLGTVEVPDHLYYGVHTVRAMDNFRISNTTIGDFPDFVRGMVQVKKATAMANRRLHTLPKDKADAIIVACDQILFDGRCMDQFPTDAFQGGAGTSVNMNTNEVVANLALEHLGLEKGRYDVINPNDDVNMSQSTNDAYPTGFHLGLYYAFQRLLDELDELQKSFRAKGDEFNDILKMGRTQLQDAVPMTLGAEFTAFASNLAEEQRILSEAAENLLEVNLGATAIGTGVNTPSGYREQVTAALREVTGLNITTSPDLIEATSDTGSYVMAHSAIKRGAMKLSKICNDLRLLSSGPRAGLNEINLPERQAGSSIMPAKVNPVIPEVVNQVCFKVLGNDTTVSMAAEAGQLQLNVMEPVIAQSLFESINLMCNASVTLREKCVDGITANAEVCEGYVANSIGIVTYLNPFIGHHNGDMIGKEAAATGRGVRELVLEHGLLDEDMLNQVLSKENLMHPEFRGKLYVD
- a CDS encoding phosphoribosyl-ATP diphosphatase; the protein is MKNFDELFAELTEKAQSRPEGSGTVAALDKGPHAIGKKIIEEAGEVWIAAEYQSDEELAEEISQLFYWTQVMMVARGISPDDVYKYL
- a CDS encoding HAD family hydrolase, yielding MDGTMLDTEPIWGIATYELSEMLGRRLTPELRESTVGGSFTNTLNTCAEWAGVELQDGDYERYKAWMYERMFELLSGPLEPNPGVRDLLESLKAEDMPMYVTTNTERILADKCIDAVGREFFVGSVTGDEVSNPKPDPEMYLTAAAMAGEDPADCLVFEDSWAGMSAAAAAGCRVLGLAENVPDGVVRFDPNRFVGATASDVASWFAVNDAGGTA